The Spirochaetota bacterium DNA window TGATCGTGCAGTTGGCGGTGCCGCCGCGCACCGCGGCGCCGTACGCGGGAAGGTAGGTGACGTTGTAGTCGTCGTACATGGCGGCGTTGCCCAGTATGTTGCCCATCGTGAGGACGCCCTGTCCCCCGGAGCCCGCGAACATTATCTTTACCAGCATGTCAGGCCCCTCCCCCGCGCTTGTCCGTGAGCACGCCCAGGGGATATTCCTTCGACATGACCTCGGTCACCCAGTCGAAGGATTCTTTGGGTGTCTTTTTCCAGTTCGTGGGACAGGGCGAGAGCACCTCGATGATCGAGTAGCCCAGCCCGTCCACCTGCACCTGGAAGGCGGTGCGGATCGCCTTCTTGGTCTTCTGGATGGCCGCGGGGCCGTTGACCGCAACACGCTCCGCGTACACCACGCCGGGAAAGCTCGCGACGACGTCCGTGATGTGAAGCGGGTATCCCTCGAATTTCGGGTTGCGCCCGTTAGGCGATGTCGTGGTCTTCATGCCCACGAGGGTGGTGGGCGCCATCTGGCCGCCCGTCATGCCGTACACGGCGTTGTTGATGAAGATTACCGTAATGTGCTCGCCGCGGTTCGCGGAATGTATGGTCTCCGCCGTGCCTATCGCGGCGAGGTCGCCGTCCCCCTGGTAGGTGAATACGAAAAGCTCCGGGCGCACGCGCTTGATGCCGGTCGCCATGGCGGTGCCCCTGCCGTGGGCCGATTCCAGCATGTCGATGTCTAAATATTTGTAGGCGAGTACGGCGCATCCCGCGGGGTTCACGCACACGGTCTTTTTGCCCAGATCCATCTCATCGAGCAGCTCCGCCACGATGCGGTGGACGATGCCGTGGCCGCATCCCGGGCAGTAGTGACTCACGACGTCCGGCTTATGGTACTTTGGATATTTATTGAGCAGTTTCATGACATTCCCTTCAGCTTGAGCTGGTATTCGCGGTAGAGGATGCGCGCGAACTCCGCCGGCGTGGGGACGACGCCCCCGGGCCTTCCGTGAAAGTGCACGGTGCCCTTGCCCTCCAGCGAGAGGAGCACGTCCTCGAGCATCTGTCCCGTGCTCATCTCGAACACCACGAAGTTCGTCACGCGGCGCGCGGTCTCCTGGAGCACGGCCTTCGGGAAGGGCCACAGGGTGATGGGCCGGATAAGCCCCACGGGCACGCCGTCCTTGCGCACGCGCTTGATCGCGGCCTTCGCGATGCGCGCCGTGGTGCCGTACGCGATCGCGACGATCTCGGCGTCCTCGGTCATGTATTCTTCCCAGCGGGTCTCGTTGGCGGCGATCTCCTGGTACTTGCGCACGAGCATCCAGTTATGGCGCTCCATTTCGGTCGCGTCCAGGATGAGGCTCGCCATGTAGCGGCTGGGGCCCGTCCCGCGGCCACGAAGCGCCCAATCCTTCTCGGGGAGCTTTTTTATGGGCTCCGGGAATACCACCGGCTCCTTCATCTGGCCGAGCATGCCGTCGCCCAGTATCATGACCGGGGTGCGGTAGTGATCCGCGATATCGAATGCCGCGTAGGTGAGATCGGCGACCTCCTGGACCGATGCCGGTGCAAGCACGGGGGTCCGGTAATCCCCGTGGCCGCCGCCGCGCGTCGCCTGGAAATAGTCCCCCTGCGCCGGCGCGATGTTGCCCAGCCCGGGCCCGCCCCGCATCACGTTCACGATCACGGCGGGAAGCTGGAAGCCGGCAAGGAACGATATCCCCTCCTGCTTAAGGCTTATTCCCGGGCTCGAGGACGACGTCATCGCGCGCGCCCCCACGGACGCCGCGCCGATCACCATGTTGATGGCCGCGGTCTCGCTCTCGGACTGGAGGAACACGCCCCCCTTCTTGGGAAGGTGCTCGGCCATGTACTCGCCCAGCTCGTTCTGCGGGGTTATGGGGTAGCCGAAATAGCTCGTGCACCCGGCGCGTATCGCCGCCTCGGCGAACGCGTGGTTGCCGCTCATGAAAACCTTATTCTTCACCGTACACCTCGATCGCGATCTCCGGGCACACCAGCGTGCACACCAGGCATCCGTTGCACTCGTGTTCCGGGTCCGCCTCCGCGAAGTAGTACCCCTGCACATTGAGCTGGTCGGCCGTGCGTAGCGCCCCCCTCTTGCAGTATTCGATGCAGAGGCTGCACCCCTTGCAGAGCTCCGACTTGACGACGACTTTGCATTTTGTCTTGGTCATAGGGACATTTCCAGGTTGGTTTTCAGTAAATGTATCATGGTTCATGCATATTTCAAATTATATGCGCTTCTGGCAAGTAATGTATGCTCGGCGGTTTTGTCAAATCTTTTTGAGTTCGGGGGTCCGATGCGCGGGAAGGCGTGAATCGATGCCATTGCTCGTCCGTGCTTCACGGAAACAGGAGATAGGGGGATGGGACGAGATTGATGAGATGAAAGGACTGGGATTACGTACCGTAGAGGCGCGATTAATCGCGCCTCTACGGTTTCCCGGGAAATAATTTTTCTTTGACAACAACACCGTCCATGACGGCACAATGGCGGCGTGACCGGATCCACGCACCTCATACGGCGCGCCGAGGCGCGCGACATGGACGCGATCCACGAGATCGAAGAAGAATGCTTCACCGCGCCCTGGAGCAGGAAGAATATCGAGCACGAGCTTTCGGTTTCCTATTCATGGTTCCTGGTCGCGGAGAGGTCCGGCGAAATCGCGGGCTATATCATCGCGTGGGACGTGAAGGGGGAAATCCAGCTCAACCACATCGCGGTGCGTCCCCGCGCGCGCAGGAGCGGAATCGGCCGGATGCTCGTGAAGGCGCTCGTGGACGGCCTTTCCGCGCAGGGCGCGTCGAGGGTGCTCCTCGAGGTCCGGTCACGGAACGAGGAGGCACTCGGCTTCTACCGGGCACTGGGCTTCGTCGAGAACGGACGCCGCAAAAACTACTACCACGACGACGACGCGTTACTCATGGAGAAGGTTTTATAAGAATGGCCGATAAAGCAGTATATTTGAAGAGCGCGTTTCGCCCGGCGGATTTTCCCGGGCTCCCCCACCCCGAATTCGCGGTGATGGGGCGTTCCAACGTGGGAAAATCGTCGTTCCTGAACATGCTGACCGGCGTACGGGGCCTCGTCAAGGTGGGCGCGAAACCCGGCGTCACCAAATCCGTGAACTTTTTCATCCTGGAGGGCCGGATCACCCTGGTCGACCTTCCCGGATTCGGCTACGCAAAGCTGCCTATGGAGCTCAAGAAGCAGTTTCTTCCGCTCATCAAGTCCTATATATCGGCACGCGACCGCATTCGCCTCGTGTTCCTGCTCATCGACATCCGCCGCGAGCCCGGGGACTTCGAGCGGGAAATGATCGCCCTGCTCACGGAGCGCGGGATTCCCATCGCGATCGTCGCCACCAAGTGCGACAAGTTTTCGCGCGGGAAGCGCCTGACCCGCAGGCGCGAGATCGCGAGTGCGCTCGATATCGGCGTCGATTCGGTATTTCTCTCCTCAGCGGAAACGGGCGAGGGGAAAAAGGAACTGCTGGGGTTGATTAAGGAATATGCAATCACTAAAGACAAGGACGTGTAAGAAAGGGAGATGGGGGGATCCGGCAAAACCGTAGAGACGTCCCGTCGGGACGTCTCTACGGTTTTGCCGGATGAACGTCTAAAGCCTCGAAATTCGCTGCATCGCCTCGATCACGTTTTCACGGCTGTTGAACGCACTGATGCGGATAAAGCCCTCGCCGCACTTGCCGAACCCCTCGCCGGGCGTACAGACCACGCCCGCCTTTGAAAGCATCTGGTCGAAAAATTCCCACGAGGGTTTCCGCGTATTCACCCAGATGTACGGGGAATCCTGGCCGCCCGTGCATTCGTAACCCAGCGCGGTCATTTCCGTACGCACCAGGCGCGCGTTTTCCAGGTAGTAATCGACAATCTCCACGACCTGCTTCTTCCCCTCCGGGGAATACACCGCCTCGGCGGCACGCTGAACCGGGTAGGAGACGCCGTTGAACTTGGTCGTGTGCCGTCTGTTCCATAATGCGTGAATGAACTGCGCGTTGCCTTCCGCGTCGAACGCCCTGCACTCTTTCGGGATCACCGTGAACGCGCAGCGCGTCCCCGTGAAGCCAGCGGTTTTCGAGAAGCTCCGGAACTCGACGGCGACCTCGCGCGCGCCCTCAATCTCGAAAATTGAGCGCGGAAGGGTTTCGTCGCGGATGAAGGCCTCGTACGCGGCATCGTAGAGGATGAGGCTCTTATGCGTGTGCGCGTACTCGACCCAGGAACGCAGGCGATCATGCGTAATAGTCGCGCCCGTGGGATTGTTCGGAAAGCACAGGTAGATGAGGTCGACCCGTTCCGCGGGCATATCGGGCACGAACCCGTTGTCGCGGGTGCAGTCCATGTAGACGAGCTTTTCATAGCGCCCGCCCGCGTTCGCGCCCGCGCGCCCCGCCATCACATTGGTGTCCACGTATACCGGGTAGACAGGATCAGGAACCCCGACCACGCAGTCCTGCGCGAAGAGCTCCTGGAAGTTTCCGGTATCGCATTTCGCGCCGTCGCTTATAAAGATTTCGTCCGCCGATATTGTCGCGCCGCGGGAAAGGAAATCGTTCTCGGCTATCTTCTCGCGGAGAAAATCATACCCCTGTTCAGGGCCGTACCCCTTGAATGAATCCGCGCGCGCCATGTCGTCCACGCCATCGTGGAAAGCCTTGATGATCGCCGGCGGGAGCGGCACGGTCACGTCGCCGATTCCCATACGGATAATGCGCGTTTCTGGGTTGGCCTCCTGGAATGCCCCCACCCTCTTTGCGATTTCCGAAAAAAGGTACGATGATTTCAATGCGCGATAGTTCTCGTTGATCCTGATCATAATCCGTCTCGTCTCCTCCAAACGCCTCTAAGCCTTAATCTCCATATCTCTTTCTTACACGCCTGTGTCTCTACGAGATCACCGTCTACATGAGCCCCTTATACATCCCACCGTCGATGAGGATGGTCTCCCCGTTTATATACCCCGCGCGCTCCGATGCGAGAAAGGCCACCAGCGCGCCGAATTCCCGGGGCTCGCCTATGCGGCCGAGCGGGATATTCTTTTCCATGTCACCGCGCACCTTGTCAAACGAAATATTCTCCCTTTGCGCGCGCTCGCGGAAAAGTGACTCGACGCGGTCGGTCCGGATGTAGCCGGGGGCCACGGCGTTCGCGGTAATCCCGAACTGCGCGACCTCCTCCGAAAGGCTTTTCACCATGGCCACCACCCCGACCCGCGACACGTTCGAGAGCACCAGGTTCGGCAGGGGCTGCTTCACCGTGATCGAGGTCGAGGCGATGATACGCCCCCAGCGCTGCTCCTTCATCGCGGGAAGAAATGCGTAGACCAGGCTGAGCGCGCTCATGAGGCTCGTTTCGATAGCATCGCGAAAGTCCCCGGGCCCAAAGTCCTTCATCATGCCGGCGGGAGGTCCCATCGCGTTGGTAAAAAGCACGTGCGCCGCCCCGTAGGTGTCCCGCACCTTCCGGGCGAACCCATCGACTTCATCCTGTTTCGTGACATCGCATACCGCGTCGAGTATCTCCGTTCCGTATGCCTTACGGATATCCTCGGCCGTCGCGCGTATTCTTCCCGCGTCGCGCGAGCAGATGGCGAGCTTCATCCCTTCCGCCGCGAGTTCCTCGGCGACCGCGCGTCCCAGTCCCTTGCTCGCCGCAGTCACCACCGCAACCTTTCCCTTCAATCCAAGGTCCATATCTGCCCTCCCCATCCGGGCGTCCACGCGCCCCGTATTTCAGTTCCCCCCGCCGACCGGCGGGAAGCAGGCGTTCACCGTCGCTTCCACTTCATCGAGCCATCCGGCGCGCTGGGCCGGTGTGCTGGTTACCACCACGTTGAAAACCTTCCGGTGAAAGTCCGTTATGCCGCAAAATCCGAATATGCAATCTTTCCAGATGCGCTCCAGCGGGTCTCCGAACACCCCCCGCTCGCGCGCGTCCGGCGTATCCGAGGTATTGAATACCAGCCCGGTCTTCCCCGCCAGGAGTCCCACCGGCACCCCTTCGCCGGAATCGCCGTCGGTGAACTCGTAGGCGACACCGGGGCGGATCACCCTGTCGATCCAGCCCTTAAGCACCGCCGGGGGCATCCCCCACCAGTTGGGATGCACCACGATCAGTCCGTCGGACACCCGGAGCTCGGCGCAGTGTTCGTCCACGGAAGGGGTCAGATGCGCGTCTTTCCGCATTTCGCGCCCCTGCAGCAGGGGGTCGAATCCTTCGCGGCACAGATCATGGAAATAAATTTCATGCCCTCCGCGCGTGAGCGCCTGGAGCGCCCTTTGTGCAATGGCCGCATTAAGGCTTTCGGCGGAAGGGTGCGCGAGGACCACCATCACCCGCATATCGGCCCCCCGATTATCCTTTCCATGGAGATATCCATGTCGCCCGGATCGAGCATGCAGTTGATGCACCGGGCCGCCCGAAAGCGCGAGAGATCGCGCTCGCGTATGTCTTCCTCGAATAGACTGCCCTGGGCGAGCAACCCGGCCCGCCTTGTTCCCTCCAGCAGGGGCTCCGCGGGGGTCACCCAGCGCGCGCCGTCGAAAAACGCGATGTTGCTGAACGAGGTGTCCGTGACGAGGCCGTGCTTCACAATGAGGATGTCGTCGCAGCCGTTCCGCAGCGCGAGAAGAGCCTGGAGGGCGGACTTGTCCGCGTACTTATGCGAGTACTCGATCGTGTCGGAGCGCACCAGGCGGAGTGACCTCACGGTGCGCCTCGTGTAGTGCGCGAACTCGATCCGCTCGATGTCCGCGCGATAGAGCACACGACATTTCACCAGTCCCGCGCGGAATTCCTCCGGGACACGCACCATGGCGCGCAAATCCACGTCGCCGCCGCATCCAAACAGCGCACGCCGGGACCGGTTCATCCGCTCGTTGTGCAGGTGAGCGTTAAAGAGCGCGCCGTCCTGCACCCGGATCGATTCAAGCAACAGGGACATAAATTTTTCGGACCATCTCCTCGTATTCGGCGCGGGGATCGCTGTACACCGTGATTCCGCCCCCGCTTTTATAATAGAATTCGTTTCCTTCCTGCCCGATGAACCGGATCATCACCGCGCTGTCCAGCGCGTTGCCGTCAAAAATTCCGAAAACACCGGTATAATAACCCCGGGAATAGTCCTCCACCTCGGAAATAATTTCAACAGTTTTCTTCTTGGGCGCGCCCGTGACGGACCCCGCGGGAAGAAGCGAGGCGACGATATCGCCGATACGCGCATGGTAATCGCCCGGAAGTTCGCCGCACACCTCGGAGCTCGTTTGGATGATCGCGCTCCTCCCGGCCAAAATGGGTTCCGCATACCGGAACCGTTCGACCCGGACGTTGCGCGCCACGATGGACAGGTCGTTACGCAGCAGGTCGACGATAGTCAGGTGTTCCGCGAGCTCCTTTTCGTCGGCAAGGAGCGTCTCCCGCGCGCCCGGTATGGATGCATCAATAGTACCCTTCATGGGAAAAGCGGCGATTTTTCCCGCCTCGATCCTGATAAAGCATTCCGGTGAGAATACCACGAACCTATCGGCCCACCAGAGTCTGTACCGCGCGCGGCTCAGGAAAAATATTTCCCTGAGCCCCGCTCCCGGCACGACGGGCGTCCTGAAGGTCAGGTTTGCAAGGTAGCTGTCCCCGTCGCGAAGATGGCGCTGAAGCCGGTTGAAGGATTCCATGTATAGATCGTACGCGACGGGACTGCTCGCAAGCGCAACGGGACGGCCGCCGCGTGCATCCGTTTCGCCGCAATTGCTGATGCCGCCCGCCGCGTAAAGAATGCGCCGGGGATCCACCGCGGGAAGCGGCAGCACGGTGGGATGGCGCATTTCGTAATCGATGATGAACAGGAAAGGGATGCGCGAGGCCCCAAGCCGGTTCATTTCATTTATCCACATGACGATACCCGCCTGCCTCCAATGCACCCGCACCTCATCAATGAGCATGGGCGGGTGATTATTTCAACCACCACGCGCGCGCCCATGCCGGGCGCACCCAAATAAAGAGAGGGGGCGATTGCCCCCTCTCATATACGTATCAGAAATAGTACCGCTTATTCGGCCGGTGCGCCGGTAAAGATCTCGTCCGAGGTCTTGATAACCGCCGCTTCGTCCGAAAGCAGCGAATCGATCTGGCCGAAATACCGGTGGAACTCGCTGCCTATGTAGTACTGTGCCGAAAGGACCTTGCCGGAATAGTATGCCGCCTCTGCGTTGTCCTTAAGCAGCGCGTCGCGCTCGGGACCCTTCTTGTCGCCCACAAGCTGCTTCATCTTGGGGGTCGCAAGCGTAAGCGCCCAGAGGTGCATCCACGCATGGGTAAGGTAGCGGAAGGCGACCTGTAAAGGAGTCGCCGCGGCGAACAGGTGGAGGAACTTGCCGCCGCCCATCTGCTCCTTCATCTTCGCGATGACTTCGTCCATCTTCTCGACGCCCCTTTCGAGCATCACGATGTACTTGTCCTCGACCACGCCCTTCGCCTTCGCGCAGGTTTCCTTGATCTTCTTCTTGTACACGGTGTAGTTGTACTGTTCGGGGTTCATGAGTATCTTGCGCATCGTGAGGTCCATCGACTGGATGCCGTTGGTGCCTTCATAGATGGACAGGATCTTCGCGTCGCGGGCGAGCTGCTCGACGGGATAATCCGAGCAGAAGCCGTAGCCGCCGTAAACCTGGCAGGCCTCCCCGGTGACGAGCCATGAAAGGTCGGTGTTGCCGGCCTTGCAGATCGGGATCATGATCTCGACGAGCGCCTGCGCCTCTTTCTTCTCATTGGCGTCGGCAACGTGCATGTAGTCGAGGTTGTAGCCCACGAAGTAGGAGATCATGCGCATCGCTTCGACGTTCGACTTCATCCACAGAAGCATGCGGCGGACGTCGGGGTGCTGGATGATGTTGACGCTCTTCGCTTCGGGGTTAAGCATCTGGGTGACGTGCGCGCCCTGGAGGCGGTTCTTCGCGTAGGTGATCGCGTGCATGTAGGCGGCGCTGGAAACCGCGAGGCCCTGGTTGCCCACGAAGATGCGTGCCTCGTTCATCATCTGGAACATGATCTTCATGCCCTTGCGCTCTTCGCCCAGGAGATAGCCCACGCAGTTGCCGTTGTCGCCAAAGCTCAGGGTGCAGGTCGCGGAGCCCTTGATGCCCATCTTGTGCTCGATGCCCGCGCACACGACGTCGTTCTGCTTGCCCAGGGAACCGTCCTTGTTGATGTGGAACTTGGGAACGATGAAGATGGATATGCCCTTCGTTCCGCCGGGATCGCCTTCGATGCGGGCGAGAACGGGATGGATCACGTTGTTATAGATATCGTTGTCGCCGGAGGAGATGAAAATCTTGGTCCCGGATATCTTGTACGTTCCGTCGGCCTGTTTGACGGCCTTGGACTTGAGGGCGCCCACGTCGGAACCGGCATCGGGCTCGGTGAGGCACATCGTTCCGCCCCATTCGCCGGTGTACATCTTCGGGAGATAGGTTGCTTTCTGCTCGGGGGTTCCGAACGCCTTGATCATGTTCGCGGAGCCGATCGTGAGCATGGGATACATCGTGAATGCCACGCAGGCGGCGCTGAAATACTCGGTGCAGGACTGGAAGAGGACCTCGGGCAGGCCCATCCCGCCGAATTCAGGCTCGACCGCGAGAGAGATGAAACCGGCCTCGTGGTACGCCTTCATCGCGGTCTTGTATGCCGGGGGGACCTTCACTTCCTTGGTATCGGGATTGTATTTGACGCCTTCCTTGTCGGCGGGCGCGTTGGCCGGATACACCTGCTCCATCGCGATCTGCTCTGCCAGGTCGAGGGTGGCCTCAAGCGTGTCGCGGTCCATGTCGGCGTATTTAGGAAATTTGTTCAGCTTATCAACTTCGAGCATTTCGAAAAGAACAAAACGGCAGTCTCTTGTGTCAACCAGCTTGTTCAGAGCCATATATGACCTCCGGTGAATTTAGCTTAACATTTTTTAAATAAATGTCTGCAATTCAATCCAAAAGAAGAGGCATCTTTTTGTCAATGAATTTCTACGGGAACGATGACTTATTATGGAAACGACCGGACAGTCAGCGATCGCTCCACGGTATCCTCAAAACGGAGCGTGGCGATGAATGCGGTTCATAAAAATCAGGGGGGCCGAATCGCGGGCCGGCCACGAATAGCGCTCAGAATGGATGGGCGCTCTCGGACCACGGTAACGCATGCCCGCTATGCTATCAGCGGGCATGCGTTGACTTTTTGCCTTCCCTATCAACTTTAAGCCTCAGACCGAGAGCTGAACACACTTTCACCAGGGTCTGGACGTTGCAGTTCGCGCCGTTTTCGACCCTGGAAAGCTGCTGCTGGGTGATGCTCGCCTTTTTCGCAAGGTCTGCCTGTGAGATGCCCAGGCGGTTCCTTTCATTCGCTATTTTTACCGCGAGTTCAATGTACTTCTTTTCCTCGTTATACGCCTTCCTGAACTTCGGGTCTTTCATCTGTTCATCGAGATGTTTTCTGAACGATCTCATCTAATGCCCCCTTACTTTTCGCTCGCTGTTGCGCGCCAGGAATTCCTTGCGGCATTTCTTCGCCTTAGAGATCTCGGCCTTCGGCACCGTTCCAGTCGCTTTTGTGAAGATCTTGGACGCGCAACAAGTACAGTAAGCAGGAAATAGAACTACAATCTGCTCAGACGTTGTAGCCAAAGCATCATCATTAGAATCAAGTTGATGAATATTAAAATTATCAAGATAATTTATTTCTTAGCTATTTTTACAATCCAGGCTTTCATTATGCTCCATGTTTTAAATACCGGATAAATACTACCAGTTCCCCGTGTTGATATATTGGCAATATTCTGGCGTCGCCAGAATATTGCCAGACATCTCCAGACCTTTTTTATTATCTTATGCTTATGTTACTGATAACTGTGCCTGTGAATCAAGTCAGTAAATTTTGTTTTTAAGAGTATTAAAGGAGTATTTTATGAAGTTTCTCAGATTTTCGGCAATGCTACTGATCGCGGCAACTCTGGCGTTTACCGCCTGCGGAGGCAGCACAGAAAACTCTGTTTCACCCGGGCCATCGACAAAAGCGATCACGGCCTTCAGCATTGATGGTCTTTCAGCTTCCGGTATTATAAGCGAAGCTGGCCATAGTATAGCGATATATGTACCTAATGGAACCGATCTAACTGCACTTGTGCCGACTATCACTCATACCGGGGCAAGCATCAATCCGGCATCCGGAACAGCGCAAGATTTTACCGGCCAGGTTACTTATACCGTAACAGCAGTGAATGGCTCAATGCAGGATTATATAGTGACAGCCACTAAAACAGTTTCAATTACATTTGAAAAAAACGACACCGGGGCTGCCGGGATAATGCATAAACAGGCAATTGCAACCGGTTTAACAATGAACTTAGCTGCCAATACATTTACAATGCAAGGTTTTAAATTTGCAGGATGGGCGGAAACATCAGAAGGCAGCGTTGCTTATGGAGATAAAGCAAGCTATACAATGGGTACGTCGGATGTAACTTTATACGCAATGTGGTCAAGATGGACAAAACTCCTGGGTGCAAATGGTGTATATACATCTACAAACAGTGTATCTGTAGATTCAAACGGCAACAGCTATCTTATAGTAGGGGCAGCCGGCGATGGCAATCTTGACGGACAAACAATAAGCGGGAACTGGTCTAAATTTTTTGTCGTTAAATATAACAGCTCGGGGATAAAGCAATGGTTGATTCCATTGGGCAGCTTTCCGGATATTTCGGTTGGCAAAATATCTGCAGACCAGAGCGGTAATTTTTTTGTTACAGGATATACAACAACTGATCTTGATGGAGAGACATTAACCGGCGGCTACGAGAATGCATTTGTTATGAAATATAATAGTTCCGGAGTAAAACAGTGGACAGAACTTCTGGGGACGGAACTTCTGGGTGAAGCAGGGGCGCCGGCCTCCTTTTCGCAGATAGAAGGATATAGTATATCTGCAGACCAAAGCGGTAATTGTTATGTTACAGGCACAACTGCTGATCCAGTATGGGGTTACCTCTGTACATTTACAGCCAAATACAATTCTTCCGGAGAAAACCAGTGGGTAAAGCTTCTCGGCGAAACCAATAAACTTACAGCATATGGGTATAGCATATCAACAGACTCAGGCGGCAATTCATATATTACAGGTAGTACATATTCCGATCTTGATGGAGAGACTAAACCGGATGTTTATGCTATTTTTACAGTTAAATATGACAATTCAGGAAACAAACAATGGACGAAACTTCTGGGCGGAAATAAAAGTATAATGACAAAAGGTATTTCAGCAGACTCAAACGGTAATTGTTATATTACAGGTTATACAGAAGGGGCTTTCGACGGACAACCCAAAATCGGTTGGTCCAATGTTTATCTGGTCAAGTACGACTATGCAGGGACAAAGCAGTGGACAAAATTTTTCGGGGCGAGCAATTCATATACTCATGGATCCGGAATAGCTGTAGACTCAGGCAATAATATATATGTTACAGGCGACACGAATGGGAATCTTGACGGAGAAACAAGCACAGGTAATTATAACGCATTTGTGGTAAAATATAACGATTCCAAAATACGGCAATGGACAAAACTGAAAGGTGCTAATGCATATGGTTACAGCATATCTATCGATTCAGGTGATAATATTTATGTTGCAGGCATTACATATGCTGATTTTGACGGGGAAACATATAGAGGTGGGGGCAGCCTGATACCGGATTTATTTATAACAACAATATTTAATCCATGATAATGTGAACATCCAGCAGGACGCCTTTTGCGCATCCCGGCGCCGGGGCATCCATGCATGTAATATTAACCGGTAATGATGAACCGGCAATATTTTGGCGTCGCCAGAATATTGCCTGGCTGTCAGGAGTTTTTAAGCCGGGCAAACTGACTGCAGCTTATCAGCCCTTGCGGAAATCGCCGGGGGTACGGCCAGTACCCGACATAAAGGCATGGTTAAAGGTGCGGAGGCTGCGGAAACCGACATTCATGGCTATATCTATTATGGGGGTATTAGTTTCGGCAAGCAGTCTCTGGGCTTCTGTAATGCGCAGGTCGTTAAGGTATTCGTTATATTTTTTCCCGGTGTGCATCTTGAAGTAACGGCTGAAATTATCCGGGTGCAACCCCAGCGATTGTGCAAGATTTTCGCGTGATATGTCCGAAGCATAGTTCGCGGCCAGGTACTCTATAGCAACGTTTATCTTATCACCAATGCTGTCGGTCAATACATGAG harbors:
- a CDS encoding 2-oxoglutarate oxidoreductase; its protein translation is MKLLNKYPKYHKPDVVSHYCPGCGHGIVHRIVAELLDEMDLGKKTVCVNPAGCAVLAYKYLDIDMLESAHGRGTAMATGIKRVRPELFVFTYQGDGDLAAIGTAETIHSANRGEHITVIFINNAVYGMTGGQMAPTTLVGMKTTTSPNGRNPKFEGYPLHITDVVASFPGVVYAERVAVNGPAAIQKTKKAIRTAFQVQVDGLGYSIIEVLSPCPTNWKKTPKESFDWVTEVMSKEYPLGVLTDKRGGGA
- the rimI gene encoding ribosomal-protein-alanine N-acetyltransferase, with the translated sequence MTGSTHLIRRAEARDMDAIHEIEEECFTAPWSRKNIEHELSVSYSWFLVAERSGEIAGYIIAWDVKGEIQLNHIAVRPRARRSGIGRMLVKALVDGLSAQGASRVLLEVRSRNEEALGFYRALGFVENGRRKNYYHDDDALLMEKVL
- a CDS encoding 4Fe-4S dicluster domain-containing protein; this translates as MTKTKCKVVVKSELCKGCSLCIEYCKRGALRTADQLNVQGYYFAEADPEHECNGCLVCTLVCPEIAIEVYGEE
- a CDS encoding LL-diaminopimelate aminotransferase, producing MIRINENYRALKSSYLFSEIAKRVGAFQEANPETRIIRMGIGDVTVPLPPAIIKAFHDGVDDMARADSFKGYGPEQGYDFLREKIAENDFLSRGATISADEIFISDGAKCDTGNFQELFAQDCVVGVPDPVYPVYVDTNVMAGRAGANAGGRYEKLVYMDCTRDNGFVPDMPAERVDLIYLCFPNNPTGATITHDRLRSWVEYAHTHKSLILYDAAYEAFIRDETLPRSIFEIEGAREVAVEFRSFSKTAGFTGTRCAFTVIPKECRAFDAEGNAQFIHALWNRRHTTKFNGVSYPVQRAAEAVYSPEGKKQVVEIVDYYLENARLVRTEMTALGYECTGGQDSPYIWVNTRKPSWEFFDQMLSKAGVVCTPGEGFGKCGEGFIRISAFNSRENVIEAMQRISRL
- a CDS encoding flavodoxin family protein, which translates into the protein MRVMVVLAHPSAESLNAAIAQRALQALTRGGHEIYFHDLCREGFDPLLQGREMRKDAHLTPSVDEHCAELRVSDGLIVVHPNWWGMPPAVLKGWIDRVIRPGVAYEFTDGDSGEGVPVGLLAGKTGLVFNTSDTPDARERGVFGDPLERIWKDCIFGFCGITDFHRKVFNVVVTSTPAQRAGWLDEVEATVNACFPPVGGGN
- a CDS encoding YihA family ribosome biogenesis GTP-binding protein; its protein translation is MADKAVYLKSAFRPADFPGLPHPEFAVMGRSNVGKSSFLNMLTGVRGLVKVGAKPGVTKSVNFFILEGRITLVDLPGFGYAKLPMELKKQFLPLIKSYISARDRIRLVFLLIDIRREPGDFEREMIALLTERGIPIAIVATKCDKFSRGKRLTRRREIASALDIGVDSVFLSSAETGEGKKELLGLIKEYAITKDKDV
- a CDS encoding aminodeoxychorismate synthase component I, translated to MNRLGASRIPFLFIIDYEMRHPTVLPLPAVDPRRILYAAGGISNCGETDARGGRPVALASSPVAYDLYMESFNRLQRHLRDGDSYLANLTFRTPVVPGAGLREIFFLSRARYRLWWADRFVVFSPECFIRIEAGKIAAFPMKGTIDASIPGARETLLADEKELAEHLTIVDLLRNDLSIVARNVRVERFRYAEPILAGRSAIIQTSSEVCGELPGDYHARIGDIVASLLPAGSVTGAPKKKTVEIISEVEDYSRGYYTGVFGIFDGNALDSAVMIRFIGQEGNEFYYKSGGGITVYSDPRAEYEEMVRKIYVPVA
- the vorB gene encoding 3-methyl-2-oxobutanoate dehydrogenase subunit VorB; this encodes MSGNHAFAEAAIRAGCTSYFGYPITPQNELGEYMAEHLPKKGGVFLQSESETAAINMVIGAASVGARAMTSSSSPGISLKQEGISFLAGFQLPAVIVNVMRGGPGLGNIAPAQGDYFQATRGGGHGDYRTPVLAPASVQEVADLTYAAFDIADHYRTPVMILGDGMLGQMKEPVVFPEPIKKLPEKDWALRGRGTGPSRYMASLILDATEMERHNWMLVRKYQEIAANETRWEEYMTEDAEIVAIAYGTTARIAKAAIKRVRKDGVPVGLIRPITLWPFPKAVLQETARRVTNFVVFEMSTGQMLEDVLLSLEGKGTVHFHGRPGGVVPTPAEFARILYREYQLKLKGMS
- a CDS encoding SDR family oxidoreductase, which codes for MDLGLKGKVAVVTAASKGLGRAVAEELAAEGMKLAICSRDAGRIRATAEDIRKAYGTEILDAVCDVTKQDEVDGFARKVRDTYGAAHVLFTNAMGPPAGMMKDFGPGDFRDAIETSLMSALSLVYAFLPAMKEQRWGRIIASTSITVKQPLPNLVLSNVSRVGVVAMVKSLSEEVAQFGITANAVAPGYIRTDRVESLFRERAQRENISFDKVRGDMEKNIPLGRIGEPREFGALVAFLASERAGYINGETILIDGGMYKGLM